A genomic segment from Gracilinanus agilis isolate LMUSP501 chromosome 1, AgileGrace, whole genome shotgun sequence encodes:
- the LOC123232450 gene encoding testis-specific serine/threonine-protein kinase 1-like, whose product MDDAAVLKRRGYIMGINLGEGSYAKVKSAYSERLKFNVAVKIIDRRKAPTDFLEKFLPREIEILAMLNHRSIVKTYEIFETSDGKVYIVMELGVQGDLLEFIKTRGALHEDDARKKFQQLSSAVKYCHDLDVVHRDLKCENLLLDKDFNIKLSDFGFSKRCLRDDNGRIMLSKTFCGSAAYAAPEVLQGIPYQPKVYDIWSLGVILYIMVCGSMPYDDSNIKKMLRIQKEHRVNFPRSKHLTGECKDLIYRMLQPDVNRRLHIDEILSHCWVQQIKPKAQALASAAPTKEGESSRTTGQDLLRVPEAITDKKSTARLEPKEDPKLDTVLEKEEAVQVTRQSETLGFTAEMQHQSPQSEQGNAPSPPPESVHS is encoded by the coding sequence ATGGATGATGCTGCTGTCCTCAAGAGAAGAGGCTACATCATGGGGATCAATTTGGGAGAGGGCTCCTATGCAAAAGTGAAATCCGCTTACTCCGAGCGCCTCAAGTTCAACGTGGCGGTCAAGATCATAGACCGCAGGAAAGCCCCCACGGATTTCTTAGAGAAGTTCCTGCCCCGGGAGATCGAGATCCTGGCCATGCTGAACCACCGCTCCATCGTCAAGACCTATGAGATCTTCGAGACATCCGACGGCAAGGTCTACATCGTCATGGAGCTCGGGGTCCAGGGGGACCTCCTGGAGTTCATCAAGACCCGGGGCGCCCTGCACGAAGACGACGCCCGGAAGAAGTTCCAGCAGCTGTCCTCGGCCGTCAAGTACTGCCACGACCTGGACGTCGTCCACCGAGACCTCAAGTGCGAGAACCTCCTCCTCGACAAAGACTTCAACATCAAGCTGTCCGACTTCGGGTTCTCCAAGCGCTGCCTCCGGGACGACAACGGGCGCATCATGCTCAGCAAGACCTTCTGCGGGTCGGCGGCGTACGCGGCGCCCGAGGTGCTCCAGGGCATCCCCTACCAGCCCAAGGTGTACGACATCTGGAGCCTGGGCGTGATCCTCTACATCATGGTGTGCGGCTCCATGCCCTACGACGACTCCAACATCAAGAAGATGCTGCGCATCCAGAAGGAGCACCGCGTCAACTTCCCGCGCTCCAAGCACCTGACGGGCGAGTGCAAGGACCTCATCTACCGCATGCTGCAGCCGGATGTCAACCGGCGGCTGCACATCGACGAGATCCTCAGCCACTGCTGGGTGCAGCAGATCAAGCCCAAGGCGCAGGCCCTGGCCAGCGCCGCGCCCACCAAGGAGGGGGAGAGCTCCCGGACCACGGGCCAGGACCTGCTCAGGGTCCCGGAGGCCATCACGGACAAGAAGTCCACGGCCAGGCTGGAACCAAAGGAGGATCCCAAGTTGGACACGgtcttggagaaggaagaggcgGTGCAGGTGACCAGGCAGTCGGAGACCCTGGGCTTCACGGCGGAAATGCAGCACCAATCCCCTCAGAGCGAGCAAGGGAACGCCCCCTCGCCACCTCCGGAATCTGTGCACAGCTAA
- the LOC123232452 gene encoding testis-specific serine/threonine-protein kinase 2, protein MDDATVLRKKGYIVGINLGKGSYAKVKSAYSERLKFNVAVKIIDRKKTPTDFVERFLPREMDILATVNHRSIIKTYEIFETSDGRIYIVMELGVQGDLLEFIKCRGALHEDVARKMFRQLSSAVKYCHDLDVVHRDLKCENLLLDKDFNIKLSDFGFSKRCVRDGNGRIILSKTFCGSAAYAAPEVLQGIPYQPKVYDIWSLGVILYIMVCGAMPYDDSDIKKMLRIQKEHRVDFPRSKNLTGECKDLIYRILQPDVTRRLHIDEILSHTWMQPPKPRVMPSASFKREGEGKYRAEYKQLDARPATKQEHRPDHKLGAKTQHRLLVVPENEETKPEERLAETSKTKDHLSGSEVGKAHS, encoded by the coding sequence ATGGACGATGCCACAGTCCTAAGGAAGAAGGGTTACATCGTTGGGATCAATTTGGGGAAAGGCTCTTATGCTAAAGTGAAATCCGCTTACTCCGAGCGCCTGAAATTCAATGTGGCGGTCAAGATCATCGACCGCAAAAAAACACCCACTGATTTTGTGGAACGGTTCCTGCCCCGGGAGATGGACATCTTAGCTACCGTCAACCACCGCTCCATCATCAAGACCTACGAGATCTTTGAGACATCCGATGGGAGGATCTACATCGTCATGGAGCTCGGGGTCCAGGGAGACCTCCTGGAGTTCATCAAATGCCGGGGCGCCCTGCACGAAGACGTGGCGCGCAAGATGTTCCGCCAGCTGTCCTCGGCCGTCAAGTACTGCCACGACCTGGACGTCGTCCACCGAGATCTCAAGTGCGAGAACCTCCTCCTCGACAAAGACTTCAACATCAAGCTGTCCGACTTCGGGTTCTCCAAACGCTGCGTACGGGACGGCAACGGACGCATCATCCTCAGCAAGACCTTCTGCGGATCGGCGGCGTATGCGGCGCCCGAGGTGCTCCAGGGCATCCCCTACCAGCCCAAGGTGTACGACATCTGGAGCCTGGGCGTGATCCTCTACATCATGGTGTGCGGCGCCATGCCCTACGACGACTCTGACATCAAGAAGATGCTGCGCATCCAGAAGGAGCACCGCGTGGACTTCCCGCGCTCCAAGAACCTGACGGGCGAGTGCAAGGACCTCATCTACCGCATCCTGCAGCCGGACGTCACCCGGCGACTGCACATCGACGAGATCCTCAGCCACACCTGGATGCAGCCGCCCAAGCCCAGAGTCATGCCCTCGGCCTCCTTCAagcgggagggggaggggaagtacCGGGCAGAATACAAGCAGCTGGATGCCAGGCCGGCCACCAAGCAAGAACACAGGCCCGATCACAAACTAGGAGCCAAGACTCAGCACAGGCTGCTGGTGGTCCCCGAGAACGAGGAGACCAAGCCTGAAGAACGGCTGGCTGAGACGTCCAAGACCAAAGACCATCTGTCGGGATCTGAGGTGGGGAAAGCTCACAGCTAG
- the ESS2 gene encoding splicing factor ESS-2 homolog isoform X2: MESPCVGSASPASAARALGTLRRQGTVLACPRTRNKQVEETKARKRVLDEEEYIEGLQTVIQRDFFPDVEKLQAQKEYLEAEESGDLERMRQIAIKFGSSLGKLSRDTPLPYVTPATFETPEVHPGTAPLATKPRLRAKGPEEGEAEEEEDKEPLPSLDAFLTRYTSEDNASFQEIMEVAKEKERARHAWLYEAEDEFEKRQQDNLALPSTEQQALQSSQAGVETWKYKAKNSLMYYPEGVPDKEDVFKKPRQVLHKNTRFLRDPFSQALSKSQLQQAAALNAQYKQGKVGPDGKELIPQESPKVNGYGFVATPSPAPGVNESPMMTWGEVESTPLRIDGSETPYVDRTPGPAFKILEPGRRERLGLKMATEAAAKNRAKKQEALRRVTENLASLTPKGLSPAMSPALQRLVNRTTSKYTDKALRASYTPSPVHPGYKTPAGGPPTPTGTPTPGTTTRTPLTQDPASITDNLLQLPKRRKASDFF; encoded by the exons ATGGAGAGTCCTTGCGTTGGCAGCGCCTCGCCGGCTTCTGCGGCCCGGGCGCTAGGCACCCTGCGGAGGCAAGGCACGGTCCTGGCCTGCCCCAGGACGCGCAACAAGCAGGTGGAGGAGACGAAGGCGAGGAAACGGGTCCTTGACGAAGAAGAGTACATCGAG GGCTTGCAGACAGTGATCCAGCGGGACTTCTTTCCTGATGTGGAGAAACTCCAAGCTCAGAAGGAATACTTGGAGGCCGAGGAGAGCGGGGATCTAGAGAGGATGCGGCAGATAGCCATCAAGTTTGGCTCCTCCTTGGGCAAATTATCCAGAGACACCCCTCTGCCCT ATGTGACCCCAGCTACATTTGAGACCCCTGAGGTTCACCCGGGTACTGCCCCCTTGGCAACTAAGCCCAGACTTCGTGCCAAAGGTCCTGAGGAAG GAGAAgcagaagaagaggaagacaaaGAGCCCCTCCCTAGTCTTGATGCTTTCCTGACCAGGTATACCAGTGAGGATAATGCCTCATTCCAGGAGATCATGGAAGTGGCCAAGGAGAAGGAGCGAGCCAGGCATGCCTGGCTCTATGAGGCAGAGGATGAATTTGAAAAG AGGCAGCAGGATAACCTGGCCCTCCCGTCTACTGAGCAGCAGGCCCTGCAGAGCAGCCAGGCTGGGGTGGAGACTTGGAAGTACAAGGCCAAGAATTCCCTTATGTACTACCCAGAAG GTGTCCCTGACAAGGAGGATGTGTTTAAGAAGCCCCGGCAGGTGCTGCATAAAAATACCCGATTTCTCAGGGACCCTTTCAGCCAGGCTCTGAGCAAGTCCCAGCTCCAGCAGGCAGCTGCCCTCAATGCCCAG TACAAACAAGGGAAAGTCGGACCTGATGGTAAGGAGCTGATCCCTCAGGAGTCCCCCAAGGTCAATGGGTATGGATTTGTCGCCACCCCTTCTCCGGCCCCAG GGGTGAATGAATCTCCCATGATGACGTGGGGTGAGGTTGAGAGTACCCCCTTGCGAATTGATGGGTCAGAAACCCCATATGTGGACAGAACTCCAGGACCAGCCTTCAAG ATCCTGGAGCCTGGGCGCCGAGAGAGGTTAGGTCTCAAGATGGCCACGGAGGCAGCTGCCAAGAACCGAGCCAAGAAGCAGGAGGCCCTAAGAAGAGTTACAGAGAACCTGGCCAG CCTCACCCCTAAAGGCCTGAGCCCTGCTATGTCCCCAGCCCTGCAGCGCCTTGTTAACAGGACCACCAGCAAATATACCGATAAGGCCCTGCGGGCCAGCTATACACCCTCTCCAGTCCACCCTGGCTACAAGACACCTGCAGGCGGCCCTCCAACTCCCACAGGCACTCCTACCCCTGGCACCACCACGAGGACTCCCCTTACCCAGGACCCTGCTTCCATCACCGATAACCTCCTGCAACTCCCCAAGAGACGGAAAGCATCAGATTTCTTCTGA
- the ESS2 gene encoding splicing factor ESS-2 homolog isoform X1, which translates to MESPCVGSASPASAARALGTLRRQGTVLACPRTRNKQVEETKARKRVLDEEEYIEGLQTVIQRDFFPDVEKLQAQKEYLEAEESGDLERMRQIAIKFGSSLGKLSRDTPLPYVTPATFETPEVHPGTAPLATKPRLRAKGPEEGSGEAEEEEDKEPLPSLDAFLTRYTSEDNASFQEIMEVAKEKERARHAWLYEAEDEFEKRQQDNLALPSTEQQALQSSQAGVETWKYKAKNSLMYYPEGVPDKEDVFKKPRQVLHKNTRFLRDPFSQALSKSQLQQAAALNAQYKQGKVGPDGKELIPQESPKVNGYGFVATPSPAPGVNESPMMTWGEVESTPLRIDGSETPYVDRTPGPAFKILEPGRRERLGLKMATEAAAKNRAKKQEALRRVTENLASLTPKGLSPAMSPALQRLVNRTTSKYTDKALRASYTPSPVHPGYKTPAGGPPTPTGTPTPGTTTRTPLTQDPASITDNLLQLPKRRKASDFF; encoded by the exons ATGGAGAGTCCTTGCGTTGGCAGCGCCTCGCCGGCTTCTGCGGCCCGGGCGCTAGGCACCCTGCGGAGGCAAGGCACGGTCCTGGCCTGCCCCAGGACGCGCAACAAGCAGGTGGAGGAGACGAAGGCGAGGAAACGGGTCCTTGACGAAGAAGAGTACATCGAG GGCTTGCAGACAGTGATCCAGCGGGACTTCTTTCCTGATGTGGAGAAACTCCAAGCTCAGAAGGAATACTTGGAGGCCGAGGAGAGCGGGGATCTAGAGAGGATGCGGCAGATAGCCATCAAGTTTGGCTCCTCCTTGGGCAAATTATCCAGAGACACCCCTCTGCCCT ATGTGACCCCAGCTACATTTGAGACCCCTGAGGTTCACCCGGGTACTGCCCCCTTGGCAACTAAGCCCAGACTTCGTGCCAAAGGTCCTGAGGAAG GGTCAGGAGAAgcagaagaagaggaagacaaaGAGCCCCTCCCTAGTCTTGATGCTTTCCTGACCAGGTATACCAGTGAGGATAATGCCTCATTCCAGGAGATCATGGAAGTGGCCAAGGAGAAGGAGCGAGCCAGGCATGCCTGGCTCTATGAGGCAGAGGATGAATTTGAAAAG AGGCAGCAGGATAACCTGGCCCTCCCGTCTACTGAGCAGCAGGCCCTGCAGAGCAGCCAGGCTGGGGTGGAGACTTGGAAGTACAAGGCCAAGAATTCCCTTATGTACTACCCAGAAG GTGTCCCTGACAAGGAGGATGTGTTTAAGAAGCCCCGGCAGGTGCTGCATAAAAATACCCGATTTCTCAGGGACCCTTTCAGCCAGGCTCTGAGCAAGTCCCAGCTCCAGCAGGCAGCTGCCCTCAATGCCCAG TACAAACAAGGGAAAGTCGGACCTGATGGTAAGGAGCTGATCCCTCAGGAGTCCCCCAAGGTCAATGGGTATGGATTTGTCGCCACCCCTTCTCCGGCCCCAG GGGTGAATGAATCTCCCATGATGACGTGGGGTGAGGTTGAGAGTACCCCCTTGCGAATTGATGGGTCAGAAACCCCATATGTGGACAGAACTCCAGGACCAGCCTTCAAG ATCCTGGAGCCTGGGCGCCGAGAGAGGTTAGGTCTCAAGATGGCCACGGAGGCAGCTGCCAAGAACCGAGCCAAGAAGCAGGAGGCCCTAAGAAGAGTTACAGAGAACCTGGCCAG CCTCACCCCTAAAGGCCTGAGCCCTGCTATGTCCCCAGCCCTGCAGCGCCTTGTTAACAGGACCACCAGCAAATATACCGATAAGGCCCTGCGGGCCAGCTATACACCCTCTCCAGTCCACCCTGGCTACAAGACACCTGCAGGCGGCCCTCCAACTCCCACAGGCACTCCTACCCCTGGCACCACCACGAGGACTCCCCTTACCCAGGACCCTGCTTCCATCACCGATAACCTCCTGCAACTCCCCAAGAGACGGAAAGCATCAGATTTCTTCTGA